AATCACTCTATCCAGGATACACTGGATCCGGATATGTTAACTTTAATGCTTACACCGATTCTGCGATTCAGTGGAATGCCATCAATAACACGATAACAGGTACCAAAAACATAAAGTTCCGATATGCATTGGAAAGCGGGACACGTAACCTCGATATTTTTGTCAATGGGACCAAGGTGATCAGCAACGAGCCTTTCCCGGCAACGGGAAGCTGGTCAACTTGGAGCGAGAAGAGCATTCAAGTCCCCATGAACGCGGGAACCAATACGTTAAAAATAGTAACAACCGGAACTGAAGGACCAAATGTGGATAACATTACAGTGACAGCTGTTCAATAAATACGATAAAGCGGCGATCTAATTTAAAGATCTTCCACTTGTATGAACAAGTATAGTGAAACATGAGCAATAAGCTAAAGGCGGCCTACTTATGAAGGTCGCCTTTTTATTAAGCAAGTAAAGAGAATACCATTCCCCTATTTTAGAAGGTGTTATCCCTCCGAATCCGTTTAAATAGTAAAGATTTGGTCGCGAACTAAAGGATTGTAGGTTGCATATGAGATTAAAGCTTTAGATAATTTTATGTAGCAACCTTTTCTTGGGTGTGATATTTTTATCCTGTTGATGATTGATTCTTAAAATTCAATTCCATATGTATTGAATAGAAAAGGGGAAACATGAATGCTGGATGTCTTGTTGGTAGATGATGAGCCATGGGTACTTGAGGGATTACGAACTATGGTGAACTGGGACAAATACGGTTTCCAAATTTGCGGAGAGGCTGAGAATGGAAATGCGGCTTGGGCCATGATCGAGAATCTTCAGCCAGATCTAGTATTTACAGATATTCATATGCCTTCGGTGAACGGACTTGAACTGATAGACCGTTCTAAACAAGTGCTTGCCAGACCTCCTCGATTTGTTATTCTAAGCGGTTACGATAGTTTTGAGTATGTGAAAACAGCGCTGGAGCAACGTGTGGAGGACTACTTACTTAAGCCGATTGATGAAGATGAGATTGAAACCGTATTGGAGTTAATTCGTCGTAAAATTCTAGAAGAGCAGATTTCAGCCAAAGTGCATCAACGCGAAAATGCACTCTATGTAAATTGTTTGTTCAATCGCTTGTTACAAGGTGATGACAGCATTGAGTTGCGATACGAGGTGAGTAAAACGCTTCGAATGGAAGCTCATGAGAGCATGGCCTGTCTTCTAATTTCAACGGATACGAATAAGGACGAAGTCAAAACATGGCTGTACAGTCACGCTGGGATCCCTTATGCCGAACCATTTTTAGATGAGGAAGGTAACATCGGATTGTTTGCTGACGGTTTGCATCATTCTCTGAAGCAGCTGGAAGCGGCGGGGAGAAATCTGGTTGAAATGTATTCAGACCGAGCATTAATGACAGTGGCATGCGGACATGATTCAAGTGGAGTAAACACTTTGCGTTCAGCTTACGAAAAAGCTTTGTTCGCATTAAAATGGAAGCGCTATCAGTGTGGCTCCGGCTTTGTGAATCACCAGGAATTACCTCAGAAAGACAGTATGGCTAAAGTGAATCAAAAAGCTTTGTCAGATGTGATGGACGTCATTATTTCGGGCGAACAGGACAGGGTGGAAGGTAAAGTAAATGCGATGCTAGCCAATCCTGACTCAGAGCAGACTGTATCGGATATAGAATATGTTCGAGTTCAGCTGATTGCCCTTGAGATGAGTATTCTTAAGCATCTAAAGGAGCTTGAAGGGGATGTAGACCGCTTTGTACAGCAAGTTCAGCAAATGGCAGGTGACATTATTGGGATAAACTCGTATCCTGCGTTTCAACAGTACGGGGTCATATTGAGCCTCAATGCTTTGAAAGCCCTTCAGGAACAGCGAAAAAAAAAGGAATTCAGCACGATTTTTCAAGTGGAGCAGTACGTCAATCAGGAATTCCGCAACAAATTGCAGCTTCAGGAGCTAGCACAGAAATTTCATATGAACGCCAACTATTTAGGGCAAGCATTTAAACAGCAGACGGGTAAGACTTTTCGTGAGTATTTGAATGATAAGCGGATCGAAGAAGCAAAGCGATTGCTGCGTCAGAGCAACATGAGCATTACTGACGTTGCCGTGCATTCGGGTTATCTGAGTGCCGACTATTTTATTAGTCAGTTCAAGCGAATGACAGGTACGGCTCCTTCGCAATATAGAAAACTACAGTAGGTCTTTGCAGAGCTAAGCATGAAGCGAAGGATGGCGATAATGAAATGTTCAGAAAATTCAGAGTCCGTAGTATCGTGAACGATATTCCTTTGAACTATAAATTTATGCTCATATTTGTCATAGGAATATTACTCCCCATCTTTGCAAGCTATTATCTGTTTATGGATCGTATGTCAGAGCTGATCAAGGAGCGGGAGGAGCAGAATTTGCAAATCTCAATGGAGAGGGCCCGAAAGGATATCCATACCATGATTGATGGCGGTATAGCTGTCAGTCATGCCTTGATCACGGACAAGGTGTTATCTGAATCCATCGATCGGGGCTACAATGGCCAGTCGGAATTCTACAACACGTTCGATGATCTGCTTCGTCACCGCGTAACCTCGTATATTCCAACGAATAACCAAATTCAGCGTATTGGCATTTACACGGACAATCCGACCATTGTGTCCGGTGGGGATTACTATGTGCTGAACAGTACGATGCATGCTAGTAACTGGTATAAGCAGTGGAAAGCAACGGGGGAATCTTTAAAAGTACTTGCCTACCGGGACCAGGCCATGAATAATCGTGCTGCGACCTCTTCTTATTTAAGCATTATTGAAAAAATGGACTACTACTATGCCTACAGATCTTATCAGAAGTTGGTGCGTATCGACTTTTACCTAAATCGTTTCTATGACGTGATTGCAAGAGAGAAGAGCTCTCTGGAAATGTATCTGGTTAATGACAAGAACCAAATCATTGTGTCTGCGGATGACAAGTATCATGGCGAGGTGGACAGCCAATATGAATTGTTTGATATGAATAAGGTGGAAGATCAGGATATACATATTGTCCCGATAGGAAGTGCTAGTTATATAAAAGGATGGAAATTAATTGGTGTGCCTCAAGAAACGCGTGTCAAAGAAGCCATGTTATCCATGCAGCTTTATTTCGGCATGCTGGCCGGTATTATTACACTGATTACTTCCATTTTTATTTATATTATGCTGCGTTCCTACAATCACCGGGTAAAGCGACTGTCCAGACATATGCAAAAGGTAGGAAACGAGAAATTTGAGCTGATCAATATCGATGGTGGACAAGACGAAATTGGTCATTTGATTACGAACTTTAATATGATGACTGCTCAAATCAAGTCATTAATTAACAACGTGTATAAGCTTGAAATTCAGCAACGAAGTCAGGAGGCTGAACGTATTCGCGCCGAGCTTAATATGCTGCAAAGCCAGATGAATCCTCACTTTTTATTTAATACGCTGAATGCACTGCTTGTGGTCAGCACCAAAAATAATTATGTGGACGTCAAGGACATTATTAAGGATCTGTCCAAGCTGCTTCGTCGCCTTTTGAATTGGAAGGACGATGTCGTCACGCTAGAGGAAGAAATGAGTTTCACCATTATGTACCTGGGGATTGAGAAATTCCGTTTTCGGGACAAATTTGAATATGACATTGAAATTACGGATGAGGCTCGGTTTTATAAAATACCTAAAATGAGTATCCAGCAATTAGCGGAAAATGCCTGCAAACATGGTATCCAAGCTATAGAAGGGACGGGCTCTGTTAAGATTCGAGCAGACATTGTGGACAAGCATCTGCGCATCGTTGTATCCGACAATGGCAAGGGCATGGATAAGGAACGACTGAAAGAAGTGCAGTGTCAAATTCGAAGCCAAGAAGAGAGCGGAGGCTACAATATTGGGATGCGTAATGTGTATCGTCGTCTCGAATTGTACTATGACAATCAAGTGAAATTTAACCTGAAGAGCAAAATTGAAGAGGGTACGGAGGTATCCTTTGAAATTCCATTACAGCTGTTGGAACGTCAAGGTGAAGAAGGAGGAATGGACAGTGGTATTTAAAGTGCTGTTGATTGACGATGAGCCCTTGGCCATTGAGGGCCTGCAGTTATGGATACCATGGGAGAATCTTGGTTTTGAGATATGCGGGGTGTGCTCTAACGGCGCCGAAGGTTTGAAACGAATGGAAGAGCTGCATCCGGATCTAGTCATGGTTGATATACATATGCCAATTATGGATGGCCTCGAGATGATTGAGGAGTGGAGGCGAAGAGGAAACCATTCCACCAAATTT
This sequence is a window from Paenibacillus urinalis. Protein-coding genes within it:
- a CDS encoding response regulator transcription factor, translated to MLDVLLVDDEPWVLEGLRTMVNWDKYGFQICGEAENGNAAWAMIENLQPDLVFTDIHMPSVNGLELIDRSKQVLARPPRFVILSGYDSFEYVKTALEQRVEDYLLKPIDEDEIETVLELIRRKILEEQISAKVHQRENALYVNCLFNRLLQGDDSIELRYEVSKTLRMEAHESMACLLISTDTNKDEVKTWLYSHAGIPYAEPFLDEEGNIGLFADGLHHSLKQLEAAGRNLVEMYSDRALMTVACGHDSSGVNTLRSAYEKALFALKWKRYQCGSGFVNHQELPQKDSMAKVNQKALSDVMDVIISGEQDRVEGKVNAMLANPDSEQTVSDIEYVRVQLIALEMSILKHLKELEGDVDRFVQQVQQMAGDIIGINSYPAFQQYGVILSLNALKALQEQRKKKEFSTIFQVEQYVNQEFRNKLQLQELAQKFHMNANYLGQAFKQQTGKTFREYLNDKRIEEAKRLLRQSNMSITDVAVHSGYLSADYFISQFKRMTGTAPSQYRKLQ
- a CDS encoding sensor histidine kinase; the encoded protein is MFRKFRVRSIVNDIPLNYKFMLIFVIGILLPIFASYYLFMDRMSELIKEREEQNLQISMERARKDIHTMIDGGIAVSHALITDKVLSESIDRGYNGQSEFYNTFDDLLRHRVTSYIPTNNQIQRIGIYTDNPTIVSGGDYYVLNSTMHASNWYKQWKATGESLKVLAYRDQAMNNRAATSSYLSIIEKMDYYYAYRSYQKLVRIDFYLNRFYDVIAREKSSLEMYLVNDKNQIIVSADDKYHGEVDSQYELFDMNKVEDQDIHIVPIGSASYIKGWKLIGVPQETRVKEAMLSMQLYFGMLAGIITLITSIFIYIMLRSYNHRVKRLSRHMQKVGNEKFELINIDGGQDEIGHLITNFNMMTAQIKSLINNVYKLEIQQRSQEAERIRAELNMLQSQMNPHFLFNTLNALLVVSTKNNYVDVKDIIKDLSKLLRRLLNWKDDVVTLEEEMSFTIMYLGIEKFRFRDKFEYDIEITDEARFYKIPKMSIQQLAENACKHGIQAIEGTGSVKIRADIVDKHLRIVVSDNGKGMDKERLKEVQCQIRSQEESGGYNIGMRNVYRRLELYYDNQVKFNLKSKIEEGTEVSFEIPLQLLERQGEEGGMDSGI